Genomic window (Gadus macrocephalus chromosome 13, ASM3116895v1):
ATTGCAAACCCCTTCACCGACACAAAACATTtttgagagaaaaaaagataaataatgtgTGAGCTTtgtatttggcagtgtaaacatgAACGGTAAAATGGTGCAAATACTGACAATTTGGTAGGGAAACATGCAGTATATTTACATGCAGTATATATACCCCCTGCACGACCCCTAGCGGTACGCGTACCCCCATTTGCGAACCACTGCTCTCGTTCATTAAAGACACATAACTGTAAGTACTAAATAACTGACGCTTCCGGTCGTATCAGCAGGAGAACCTTCCCTGTTCCTCATGCGTTGGTCTCATGTCTGTCGGTCGCAGGTGATCGAGAACTTCATCAACGAGACCTGGTCGGAACGGAACGAGCAGCCCATCGACCagaccaccctcaccaccatctGGTCGGTGTCCgtcgccatcttctccgtcggGGGCATCTTCGGGTCCTTCTCAGTCGGCCTGTTCGTCAACCGCTTCGGGAGGTAAGCAAACGTTTacagttacatttacattgaggttTGAAGTTTTCAGGTTGACAAAGTAAAAGCCTGTGACATGTAGTGGCTCAATGATGTTGAATGCGTGGAGGCCACTCAAAGTTGGTtaggacttttactttgacactcccaaaaaaaaaaaaaaggcatttcaaaataaaagtcctctCCATTGCACGCGGTGTACGTTGTCCATCCCCCTGACGGCGCTGTGCTCTCCGTCCCTCCCCAGGAAGAACTCCATGCTGATGGCCAACATCCTAGCCTTCGCCTCGGCCGCGCTGATGGGCTTCTCCCAGATGGCCAAGTCGTACGAGATGCTGATCATCGGGCGCTTCGTGGTGGGGCTCTACTCCGGCCTCTCCACCGGCTTCGTGCCCATGTACGTGGGCGAGGTGGCCCCCACAGCCCTGCGGGGGGCGCTGGGCACGCTGCACCAGCTGGGCATCGTCGTGGGGATCCTCATGGCTCAggtgggtggaggcggaggtgtgggtggggtcagtggtggaggtgaggggggttgGTCTCGGAGGAGTCTGTCCAAATCCACTCATGACTTGGTCAACAGAATGAAAGCATCTTGCTCTCTGCTTCAAGTGAAATTAAAATGAGAATGAGAATGACGTCCAAACTCAACCAAGCTTAACGTGTTTGCGTGTCTCTGtccctttgtctgtctgtctctgtctctgtccctttgtctgtctgtctctgtctctgtctctgtctctgtctctgtctctgtctctctccctctctctctccctctctctctccctctccctccctccctccctcaggtgTTTGGTATCGAGTCCTTCATGGGGAACAAGGCCCTCTGGCCCCTCCTGTTGGGGTTCACCTTCTTCCCGGCCGTGGTACAGTGTGCCATCCTCCCCTTCTGTCCGGAGAGCCCCCGCTTCCTGCTGCTCAACAAGAACGAGGAGAACAAGGCCAAGAgcggtacgcacgcacgcacacacatacacacgcatatacacactcacacacatacacacgcatatccacacacacacatgcactgatgTACGacctcactcacactcactctctcacatacactcatgcacgctctcactcattctctcacgtacacatgcatacattaaatacacacatacaatgcAACAACACATACCTGCAacgaacacaaacgcacaaactcACCGCACAAatcaacaaacacgcacagggAGACACACGCAGATGCACGCGACTCTCACAAATAaacaggatacacacacacagacacacacactgagacacacacagacacacacactgagacacacacagacacacacactgagacacatacagacacacacactgagacacacacagacacacacactgagacacatacagacacacacactgagacacacacagacacacacaggcacaggcagacagacagacagacagacacccagacagacagacagaaacagacagacagacagacacccaggCAGACCGACCCAGGCACTCACCCTCGTCCTTCCGTTCCCCCCACAGTGCTGAAGAAGCTCCGGGGGTCCGCGGACGTGAGCGCCGACATGCAGGAGATGAAGAGCGAGCACCGGCAGATGATGAGGGAGAAGAAGGTGACCATCCCCGAGCTGTTCCGCTCGCCGCTGTACCGCCAGCCCATCTTCATCGCCATCGTGCTGCAGCTGTCCCAGCAGCTGTCGGGCATCAACGCCgtgagttcccccccccccctcccccctgacccGCCCACCGAGCTCACACGTTCACCGTTCACACGTTCATCATCCACACGTTCATCATTCACCATATACACATGCACCATTCACACTTTCGTCATTCACAAGTTCACCATTCCCACGTTCACCATGAACAAGTTCACCATTTTCACAATCACGCATTcaccattcacacattcaccattcacccGTTCACACATTTAACCATTCACACATTCAGATCGCGCCACTTGATTAACACCAGAATCAAGAGTTTTGCGTGTTAGATATGTTGTCGTGTCACGTGACCtctcgacctctgacccctgcagGTCTTCTACTACTCCACCAGTATCTTTGAGAAGGCGGGCGTGGCCCAGCCCGTCTACGCCACCATCGGCGCCGGCGTGGTGAACACCGCCTTCACAGTGGTCTCGGTGAGTGACGCCTCCATCGGCCAATCAGCCGGCAGCAAAGTAGCAAAACAGATTCAAGAGTTAAATGAATTTAACCTAATGTACAATTCAATTAGTGATTCGTCATTAGTGATGAGCGATTAGATTCAGTTTCTTTTTAGTCTTTCTCACTCATCCAAAGGGACTCACAGGGAATTAAGATGCATGTCAGCGGGGCtatacagtgaatacagagacgggtcgttaaggagaaggtaggggctagacagtagaGTGTAGCAGTGTGTCTGATGTGACCCCTGTCTcctcaggtaggggttagacagtagagtgTAGCAGTGTGTCTGATGTGACCCCTGTCTCctcaggtaggggctagacagtagaGTGTAGCAGTGTGTCTGATGTGACCCCTGTCTcctcaggtaggggttagacagtagagtgTAGCAGTGTGTCTGATGTGACCCCTGTCTCctcaggtaggggctagacagtagaGTGTAGCAGTGTGTCTGATGTGACCCCTGTCTCctcaggtaggggctagacagtagagtgtagcagtgtgtctgatgtgaccccccctgtctcctcaggtaggggctagacagtagaGTGTAGCAGTGTGTCTGATGTGACCCCTGTCTCctcaggtaggggctagacagtagagtgtgtagcagcagcagtgtgtCTGATGTGACCCCTGTCTcctcaggtaggggttagacagtagagtgtagcagtgtgtctgatgtgacccccccctgtctcctcaggtaggggttagacagtagagtgTAGCAGTGTGTCTGATGTGACCCCCCCGTGTCTCCCCAGCTGTTCGTGGTGGAGCGTGCTGGGCGCCGCTCGCTGCACATGATCGGCCTGGCGGGCATGGCCTTCTCCGCCGTCCTGATGACCATCGCCCTCTCCCTGCTGGTgagctcctccgtcggctcctccgtcggctcctccgtcggctcctCCGTCACCCCAGACAGTGGCCGGCCCGCGTGGGTCGGGAACGCGGCGAGCTCTGACCCCGCTCCCCTGGAACACACCGGACAGGTCGCCGCCGTGGTCGTCACCGGTCAGGGGTCCACGCGCCGCTGGCTCTGTAGGGGGCCCAGGGGCCCGGTTGGTCTGAGACCCCCCTGACCCAGGctccgtaccccccccccgacccaggCTCCGTACCCCCCCCCGACCCAGGCTGCgtaccccccccctgacccaggCTGCgtaccccccccctgacccaggCTGCGTACCCCCCCCCGACCCAGGCTGCGTACCCCCCCCTGACCCAGGCTGCGTACCCCCCCCTGACCCAGGCTGCGTACCCCCCCCTGACCCAGGCTGCGTACCCCCCCCCGACCCAGGCTGCGTACCCCCCCAGCCCTCTCCCTGCAGCAGCGTCGGTAGAGGAGCAGTACATGTATTCCTGCAGGGCTGAACGATTCATCGAATTCAAATCGAAATTaccaaatcgcaaaggctgcgacaaatgaaaaaaataataataatgtaccgttactgactggaaatcagtacgattcatttctttttctttttcttttacaattcaatagttaaataaagaagttaatctcaacacatcggcctggctTAAAGGAAGAGCtgtttttatgttgactgcttccaatgttgtgttggtcatactaaagaatgattgATTTCTTTTTTAGTGAACAGTacacaacataaggaacttaataaaTTATAAGTATCGCACATTAAATTGTAATCGCAATATTTGTCAAAATAATCGtaattcgattatttccccaaatcgttcagccctatgTTCCTTCTTCCGGTCTGCTTTTACGGGAGCCGATTGCCCAGCTGGCTTCTCTCCCTGGCGTGCTATCGGCGGGTTTTCCCGTCACTCTGCATCGAATGTCTTCCGGATCGTTggtctgattggttgagggaccaaccaattgcgtacagagtcgttTGAACTGGGCCCGTTGATCCCGCCTCCTGGTCAGCCAATAGCCAGGCTGCCCTCGCCCTgacccccactgccccccccccccccctccccgtggacgtctgaaacaggaagtgaaccTTCTGAAACCGGAAgtgaccctcctcctctcctccgtccTCCCTGCAGGAGAAGCTGCCGTGGATGTCGTACGTCAGCATCGTGGCCATCTTCGGCTTCGTGGCGTTCTTCGAGATAGGCCCGGGGCCCATCCCCTGGTTCATCGTGGCCGAGCTCTTCTCCCAGGGGCCGCGGCCCTCCGCCTTCGCCGTGGCCGGCTTCTCCAACTGGACGGCCAACTTCATCGTGGGAATGGGCTTCCAGTATGTCGAGGTGAGGCCCCGGCACTGGTCGCACTGGGAGACAGGTCGAATTCTCATCGCACGGATTCTAAagctaacctctctctctttcgccctttttcactccctctccctctctctcccccaccctctctctctttctttttttctttcattccttctctctctctctctctctctctctctctctctctctctctctctctctctctctctctctctctctctctctctctctctctctctctctctctctctctctctctctctcccccccgtccccagaTGGTGTGCGGGCCCTacgtcttcatcatcttcacgGTGCTGCTGCTCTTCTTCCTCGTCTTCACATACTTCAAGGTCCCGGAGACGCGCGGCCGCACCTTCGACGAGATCTCCTCGGGCTTCCGGCAGAGCGCCGGGGGGGAGAAGCACTCCCCCGAGGAGCTGGCCCACAGCCTGGGCGACTCCCAGCTCtgagaccccccctcccccccaagccccccccccccccccctccttaaaCCCTATAAACGGTCCAGGCCAACGCCgccccgcgggggggggggggtagaggctACACTGGTTACTGACGTCACTGTCCCTGTCGGCCCCGCCCCACGCAGCATCCTCACCCgtctagggagggagggagggagggagggggagacgcctcccgtcctcctctcctctcatccccgTCTTCGCCGCGGCAACACAGAACtcatgggcgtgtgtgtgtgtcacaagtgGGCGTTGACGATGTCGAAAGAAGGAAGATTTTCAAGATTTTAAACGACTCTTGTGTGCGGCTTTCAACTCTTCTGCTGTATTTTAATGTGTAACCATCTTCGGATGCCtgtttttttaatctctttTCGAAATAATCGAAATAGGAGATTCATTTTAAActcttttattttcattttatttgcaTTCTGTACTTTCCGGAGCCGTTGTGGCAGCGCGGCTGTCGCCTTGAGGAACCGTTCTTCCGTTTATGTCTTTGTTTCGTTTCTCTCCACCAGGGGGAGCTAGAGTCTTGGTTTTGTttggcttctccatcagtcacGTAAGTCCCTcaaagaggggtgtgtgtgtccgtgcgtatgtgtgtgtgtctgtctgctatACAGAAAATATTCTACATCACTGTTCCTTTTTAAACATTAGAGCAAACTTCAGGAGAAATGACATAATGATTTGAAGAGCAGCTGAGAACAGCCAGAAGACAGAACCGTTAGTGTACATTAACAGACACTCTGTGATGCGGACATGCGGTTCAGTTCCCTTCGCTCTCCACAGAAACGTAGGGGAAAAAATATTGATTTGATGTTGCAAGAAAGTTTTTCATACAAGCAAAAAGAATTCACCTATAAAGACGATACAAGATGGCCAAATTTGCAGATTGGTGTATCAACGTGATGGATTAGATTGAGTGAGggcaccacgtgtgtgtgtgtgtccttgtttaAGGTCAGTGAGTGAGGCCTTGAACGCAACACCAAAACTCAGTGCCAGGGGTTTAGTTTGTGAGTTTGTAAGTTCCCATTCCAAATGACTGTAAAGTGCCTTTCAAATGGTTCAACTCTGAACCATGGTGCCTTGAAAGTGGTTTGAGGTTTGACTTACTGAGGCCTTCACAGACGTACCTGAGGGCAGGTGTTGGAGCAGCCGGAGTAAAGAGGGAGAGTAGAACGCTCATAGAAAGGGACCAaagttaaaggagacatatcataccaccaggtgtggtcagcctagatctgtgctggatagatcagtcgacCAGCCTAcgcagtggactgaagtaaacgttgctcatctatccagcacagatctaggtggacacgcccactagtgatgtcacatggggcagattttcaaaacggcttgtaaggctaatcacactcacacctggtggtataatatgtcccctttaagtgcACTGTCTTCCCCATTAGTGCTCAAAAACCAGGACGTGCCTTCAAGACATGTCAGCTCTCAGAACCAGCATTCGGTGGCCCGATTGaccattactgtgtgtgtgtgtgtgtgtgtgtgtgtgtgtgtgtgtgtgtgtgtgtgtgtgtgtgtgtgtgtgtgtgtgtgtgtgtgtgtgtgtgtgtgtgtgtgtgtgtgtgtgtgtgtgtgtgtgtgtgtgtttgtaattgtgtgtgtgtggggggtactGTGAGGTGAGGTACCATCGGAGACTGCTGTAGAGACTtaagtctattttattgtagagGGCAGCACTTTAAATCTGACATGTTACTTATAGGAGACTGAAGTACTGATGAGTTACTCATCATAACCGATGAGTTGTATGAAAACAGGTTTGactttgttatatatatatatatatatatatatatataattttaacACTAAGGAAAGTCACATTAATCCACCCACGCCCATATGTTTTGAAATTCACTGTATCCATTCCGTGCCGCAGCATCACTGTATGTACAGGGTATGTATTAATGTCTCTTTTGCGTTACTTGTCTAGGAGAAGCACTGTAACATCCATTCtcattcaacaatacatttatcGGCGGCCCCTTACATGAAAAACCGGAGCCTTTACAAATATAGACTGAAATCTACTGCAAATAACTAAACCGTAATTTACTGTGTATGTAAATAATTTATAGAAATGGGTTGGGGCATTTAATTAGCTGATTTGATTCTAAATTAGCACAACAACCTTTTTAAAATGTGATCATAACAGCAAGGGTATGATTTTTAATAAGTCCACCAGATGTAAATAGAGTATAGACCCTGAAATGTAAGTATTTTAACATAGTTTTTTTTAGAATTTATTTTTAGATACATTAAATATATTACACAGCTGTAGCAAACACTTTAGGACACAATCTGGAAAATGCCTTGTACATTTTCCGGATCTTTTTGGCCAACACAGAtttttaagcacacacacaaattgctaCTTAGAAACCTTTGAGTTATTTGTTCCTATTGTAGAGCAAAGAATGGTTACACAAAGTGCCCGTACTTCCATGTGGTGAGACAGAGTTTATGAGGTCATGTTGGAGGTAATGGACGTCTGAATAAAGAATCGATGCCTACAGTCATGCTGTGTACTCTTCCTTACATTTATCATACTTTCATTAACGTCACATTTGTGGAAGTatttacagggggggggggggggggggggtgtctgttaATTTAAATCTAGTATATAAACTATGTGTGATGATTGCATGTTTGTGGTTGATTttatagtttgtgtgtgggtgggagcATGAGTGTTTTACCATCACTATGAATGATTTCTCTGGCTTCCAACAGCTGTGAAGTCCTCCCAGTTAGAGCAACACCTCAAAACCTCTTGGtgtgagaagggtccagctgcatgcttgggcgtttccgtcatgacacaagaacgcccattgggcgttcctggtagcttttcatcgaccaatcacgaggggtttcgaaaggcatagagtggcgaagtcacgccccttccggtagggctcatgggacctatgagatcgaaaaatatgaatgggtgtcaatggagagaaaataattattttctggtcccggtctttatatgccctggattacacatatgttgtttgtggatttaaaggataatttttcatgcaaagagttcgaccgtttattgtgcaattgttcagataaaggctgtagagaaaacacaacgagaaagactacacggctcgtatgtgacgtcacgctacctgcgactggcgtggagaagaccgactatcttcccatcggcataactgaaactctgcacgtgccccgatttataatggttttcacctctttcgatgcttttatcctccccttggaaaaagcggtgaagtggggcagagagatcgccatctcagtgccgagttccaagggcgggtgtgttgacgtatatcatatgcgtcgagagcagcgaagagctgtagttcacaaagcggcctcacataaaacctaaaattatcaaacttcttcatgaacatttttagttttctttgcatgaaaaatgatcatttaaatccacaaacaacatatgtgtaatccagggcatataaagactgggaccagaaaataattattttctctccattgacacccattcatatttttcgatctcataggtcccatgagccctaccggaaggggcgtgacttcgccactctatactggggccgtgttccaatacccgtactgtccgtactgcgtactcaaaatttgaatacgcagtacgttccaattcagatccggcgaaaagaagtatacttcaaggacccggatgccgtactcaaaacggcatacgtcctacgtcactcgctatgggtttgcatgtgtgcgcgtagccgtttttctcagggatctgtgcacgaactcccttgcactacagattacgagcgtcagtgtcgtacgcgatggagggtgggtgacattcctacagtctgtgatgataggctatatttctacaaatgacttactattactagcgattaacatgacaaaacaacacgaactaagctaacattagactatagccataccagataacgccataccagctaaccctaactatttatattaaactctgaaccattttgcaacaggcaactgtttgttggtgcgtcttattgcttctgCGTCtggtctgcatctttcccactcctggctaatagtttcagcttttgtactgtatatcagaaatgatcaccctgtaccacactgctgacttgttgatgttttgtgagcactcacgcatttctctaggtatcttaaaggggtagttcggaattttggacatagggcctgattcccaagtgagcattggtattctttatcattggagacagttttcaacacatttcattcagtccttctagttgcagagttcgctcgtgctaggctagcgcacggcaacgggcaatgctagcctgctattaaaaacagtcttacccactccacagtacacccgaggtaaatcaattataacgccagactatagatttaaatgtctgtgttgatagaataatgttagaaataaaactaaccttgcatcgcatgaatcatcgagggactacttgctcagcagaagcggaattttactatgcgccggttagttttgtaaccgaatcacgacagaagaacgtaaacagaagcgtgggacagaagcgcaattgaacgactaggcaacatgggggttcagtgtgcttttagaaattgtggAAATATAcgctacagatgggcaccacaaagtttccaccaatttccagtgcgagatccagaaaggactcaactgtggcttgttgctgctggcttggacatcaaaacaccggctcgtacatgtactgTTCGTTGAATACAACAAATTGCTCATagtcgtcttcaaaagcagatgcatcgctaagtcctccaaacgtggccatatcttgttaattgaatacgctaatagaattccttcgttcactgtactctgcgtttgtagcaatgacagaggcaggtaaacaaactagagccggtaacctaggtatcagtccgccgctgccgtagcgtagtaccaggaatataacactgctgctgtgacccagcaattccctcaaaatgcaatgcaatgcaaggttggttttatttctaacattattctataaacagaaatttaaatttatagtctgtcgttataattgatttacctcgggtgtactgtggagtgggtaacactgtttttaatagcaggctagcattgcccgttgacgtgcgctagcctagcacgagcgaactctgtaactagaaggactgaatgaaatgtgttgaaaactgccTCAAATGAtaaagaataccaatgctcacttcaattcaattcaattcaattttatttgtaactgtaactgtaaacaaagagatcgcattttgtttaactgctaactaacaaacgggtttatgcgttcactgaacaaagattatggaaataaaagaccacttttccatcagaaaaatcatcagaaccgttattaccaacccatagacactaaagccaaaacctttctcacatgcacacccatcgcgagtgaccgctatgcgcacacatgcacacccatagagagtgacgtaggacgtaaagtcccgcccaggtcgaagtggcgtcgatttagagagtcccgaaagttaggccggtttatagcagagtttccgttgtcgGTTATTTCCACCCCATTGTTTTTGTCGCTTCATTGTTGTTCATTCTGTTGTCTGGTTGgtcctttttcctttttgtttaccccttatgtcattgaccggaaaaaaatgaggaggaccgacaattctaaatgaccccggtcagaatgaccagtggcgactggtcattaggggcaagtcgctactctcacaagaaaaaaataaataaatgaaaatgaaaatatatatatatatatacataaaaaatagaatatatatatttttatatatatatattcgggTCAGACCAATAAGAAGGGGTTTATTTTATAGTACCATAAAATAACAAGTTCggcgcttttatttaatttttagtcgaccctggcttaattgcttcttccggctgagtgcgtctggaggggcaagaggggctctagccccaccagcccaatgcaatgtgtattggactggaaacattgaaatgcgcatgctcagagtgtttctctgttgaagtgaACGGAGATTATTTTTCTTCCTGGTGGGGCTAGCCGCTAGCCCAATGTGTCCATGGTGTGGACTTGGAaccgttaaatatc
Coding sequences:
- the LOC132471233 gene encoding solute carrier family 2, facilitated glucose transporter member 1-like, yielding MAEGKKVTFQLMLAVGAAVIGSLQFGYNTGVINAPQKVIENFINETWSERNEQPIDQTTLTTIWSVSVAIFSVGGIFGSFSVGLFVNRFGRKNSMLMANILAFASAALMGFSQMAKSYEMLIIGRFVVGLYSGLSTGFVPMYVGEVAPTALRGALGTLHQLGIVVGILMAQVFGIESFMGNKALWPLLLGFTFFPAVVQCAILPFCPESPRFLLLNKNEENKAKSVLKKLRGSADVSADMQEMKSEHRQMMREKKVTIPELFRSPLYRQPIFIAIVLQLSQQLSGINAVFYYSTSIFEKAGVAQPVYATIGAGVVNTAFTVVSLFVVERAGRRSLHMIGLAGMAFSAVLMTIALSLLEKLPWMSYVSIVAIFGFVAFFEIGPGPIPWFIVAELFSQGPRPSAFAVAGFSNWTANFIVGMGFQYVEMVCGPYVFIIFTVLLLFFLVFTYFKVPETRGRTFDEISSGFRQSAGGEKHSPEELAHSLGDSQL